One genomic window of Osmia bicornis bicornis chromosome 3, iOsmBic2.1, whole genome shotgun sequence includes the following:
- the LOC114879608 gene encoding sodium/potassium-transporting ATPase subunit alpha-like — MQRSSRIMRQASSTPIFKKKLTEEEIEDLHQELSTKDHMIPLEQLCEKLNTDIVNGLTQEEANNVLHRVGPNSLTPPKVTPEYIKFMKCMFHGFAGLLWGCALLCYILYGLSMGLEGTGGGIEWLGVIITLICLISGICAYVQESKNTKIMESFKKMVPTFATVIRGGMKMRIATEDLVPGDLVQIRLGDKIPADIRIIECRELRVENSSITGESEPVLRTNYPTDENPLESSNVAFFSSFAVEGQGNAIVIATGDETMIGRLAGLTSHLEKEETPIAKEIRHFVQIITTISIIFGLFFFIVSLILDPNILKAFTYMLGIVIANVPEVLLVTVTTSLTLTAQKMAENNCLIKNLEAVETLGSTSTICSDKTGTLTQNKMSVSNLWFGHTRYNFPPGERLGVEKHLLTEKPAFNIMIKNATLCLRAEFIAESTLLNPIDEREVIGDASETGILRFCEHIHPTEKFREVHQKVAEIPFNSITKYQLSIHKDEYGYTMIMKGAPEVILENCTHILTTDGETKEMTPLDLTISRRACAELGYLGERVLAYCDLHLPESIYGPNFKFYTESSSSYNFPTMGYRFAGLISLIDPPRPAVPDAVRKCRTAGIKVIMVTGDHPVTAMAIAKKVGIIGEGNETKYERAILQNKSYSQISESDSGAIIITGSELRNMDAAQLDHIVRNYEEIVFARTSPQQKLLIVESCQRLGEIVAVTGDGVNDSPALRKADIGVAMGITGSDVAKNAADMILMDDNFASIVTGIEEGRLVFDNLKKSIVYTLTSSIPEMLPMLSSLIFAIPLPFILEMILCVDIGTDLLPAIALAYEKAESDIMRRAPRNPQYDKLVNKRLISIAYGQIGMTQSLAGLYTYFMILMLNGFLPDRLLGLRLDWENKSINDLQDSYGQTWTYDTRMDLLNEARTGYFLSIVITQLIDLIMCKTRVNSIVEQGMDNWFLNFSLIFEIILTGFLLYVPGIGKVLKFMPLSAYWYWPSLPLGVFLWIYDEFRRFCIRKFPGGIIDQETYY, encoded by the exons atgCAACGATCAAGTAGAATAATGAGACAAGCGAGCTCTACTCCAATATTCAAGAAAAAGCTTactgaagaagaaatagaGGATCTGCACCAAGAACTGAGTACCAAAGATCACATGATTCCCTTGGAACAATTGTGTGAAAAATTAAACACAGATATTGTCAATGGTTTGACACAAGAGGAAGCAAATAATGTTCTCCATCGAGTGGGACCGAACTCTTTGACCCCGCCGAAAGTAACGccagaatatataaaatttatgaaatgtatGTTTCACGGATTCGCCGGCCTCTTATGGGGTTGTGCATTATtgtgttatattttatatggACTTAGTATGGGACTCGAAGGCACAGGTGGTGGGATCGAATGGTTAGGAGTTATTATTACACTGATATGTTTGATCTCAGGAATATGTGCTTACGTacaagaaagtaaaaatacaaaa ATAATGGAATCGTTCAAAAAAATGGTACCTACATTTGCAACAGTAATAAGAGGGGGTATGAAAATGCGTATAGCAACTGAAGATTTAGTTCCAGGGGATCTAGTACAAATCAGACTTGGAGATAAAATTCCAGCCGACATCAGGATCATAGAATGTCGTGAACTCAGAGTAGAAAACTCGAGCATCACTGGAGAAAGCGAACCTGTGCTTCGAACAAACTACCCAACTGATGAGAATCCCTTGGAATCTTCTAATGTAGCTTTCTTCTCGTCCTTTGCAGTGGAAGGACAGGGCAATGCAATAGTGATAGCCACTGGTGATGAGACAATGATAGGGAGACTTGCAGGGCTCACCTCTCACCttgagaaagaagaaacaccAATCGCCAAAGAGATTAGACACTTTGTTCAAATAATTACCACCATATCCATAATATTCGGACTGTTCTTTTTTATAGTATCATTAATACTAGATCCCAATATACTGAAAGCATTTACGTACATGTTGGGTATAGTAATAGCTAATGTGCCTGAAGTTCTATTGGTTACCGTCACCACGAGTCTAACGCTTACAGCCCAAAAAATGGCAGagaataattgtttaattaaaaatttagaagCAGTCGAGACGCTTGGCTCTACGTCAACTATCTGCTCGGATAAAACTGGAACTCTGACTCAGAACAAAATGAGCGTCTCCAATTTATGGTTTGGACATACGAGGTACAATTTTCCCCCAGGTGAGAGGCTCGGCGTTGAGAAACACTTGTTAACGGAGAAACCAGCTTTCAATATAATGATCAAGAACGCCACTCTCTGTCTGCGTGCAGAGTTCATCGCAGAATCCACTTTGTTGAATCCAATCGACGAGCGAGAGGTAATTGGGGACGCTTCAGAGACAGGTATTCTCAGATTCTGCGAGCACATACACCCCACAGAAAAATTCAGAGAGGTGCACCAAAAGGTCGCGGAAATTCCCTTCAACTCCATAACAAAATACCAGCTATCCATTCACAAGGATGAATATGGATATACAATGATCATGAAAGGTGCTCCAGAGGTAATCCTAGAAAACTGTACCCATATACTAACCACCGATggagaaacaaaagaaatgaCTCCTCTGGATCTCACAATATCCCGAAGAGCCTGTGCAGAGTTGGGATACTTAGGAGAGCGAGTTTTAGCTTACTGCGATCTCCATCTACCTGAGAGCATTTACGGTccaaattttaaattctatacCGAGTCTTCTAGTTCCTACAATTTCCCAACAATGGGTTATAGGTTTGCTGGACTGATTAGTCTCATAGACCCTCCAAGGCCAGCTGTGCCTGATGCAGTGAGAAAGTGTCGCACAGCAGGGATCAAGGTGATAATGGTGACTGGTGACCATCCAGTGACGGCAATGGCAATAGCAAAGAAAGTTGGCATCATTGGAGAGGGGAATGAGACGAAATATGAAAGAGCGATACTACAGAACAAGTCATATTCACAAATAAGTGAGAGCGACTCTGGTGCTATAATCATAACTGGTTCTGAATTGAGAAACATGGATGCAGCACAGTTAGACCATATTGTGAGGAACTATGAAGAGATAGTCTTTGCAAGAACTTCTCCGCAGCAGAAGCTCCTTATAGTGGAAAGCTGTCAGAGATTAGGAGAAATTGTGGCAGTTACCGGAGATGGGGTGAATGATTCTCCAGCGTTAAGAAAGGCGGATATTGGTGTGGCAATGGGCATAACAGGCTCCGACGTGGCGAAAAATGCGGCAGACATGATTCTCATGGACGACAATTTTGCGTCAATTGTGACCGGGATAGAAGAAGGTAGACTGGTATTTGACAATCTTAAGAAGTCTATTGTGTATACCTTAACTTCTAGCATACCTGAGATGCTGCCTATGCTAAGCAGTCTCATTTTTGCTATACCTCTACCATTCATTCTGGAGATGATTCTGTGCGTTGATATAGGCACTGATTTGCTTCCAGCAATTGCACTGGCATACGAGAAGGCTGAGTCTGATATAATGCGCCGTGCGCCAAGAAATCCACAGTATGATAAACTTGTTAATAAGCGCTTAATATCTATTGCTTATGGGCAGATCGGAATGACCCAGTCTTTGGCTGGACTTTATACCTATTTCATGATTCTTATGTTAAATGGATTTCTACCTGATCGTCTTTTAGGACTACGATTAGATTGGGAGAATAAATCTATTAATGATTTGCAAGATTCTTACGGGCAGACGTGGACTTATGATACGAGGATGGATTTATTAAATGAAGCTCGTACTGGGTATTTCTTGTCCATTGTTATAACACAACTGATAGATTTGATCATGTGTAAAACTAGAGTTAATTCGATTGTAGAACAGGGAATGGATAATTggtttttgaatttttcgttGATTTTTGAAATCATTTTAACGGGGTTTCTGTTGTATGTACCAGGGATAGGAAAAGTATTGAAGTTTATGCCTTTGAGTGCTTATTGGTATTGGCCGAGTTTACCGCTTGGGGTGTTTCTTTGGATATACGACGAATTTAGGAGGTTTTGTATTAGGAAGTTTCCTGGGGGAATCATAGACCAGGAAACTTATTACTAA
- the LOC114879602 gene encoding dual specificity mitogen-activated protein kinase kinase dSOR1 yields MSKNKLNLTLPPGSIEPVPAVSPSPPVPPLPIYSEPPVIPDGVMGKMSIDAIQERLEELEMDEEQRKRLESFLGQKEKVGELCDEDFEKLGELGAGNGGVVMKVRHKKYGLIMARKLIHLEVKPAIKKQIIRELKVLHECNFAHIVGFYGAFYSDGEISICMEYMDGGSLDLILKKAGRIPEPILSTITSAVLKGLSYLRDKHAIMHRDVKPSNILVNSAGEIKICDFGVSGQLIDSMANSFVGTRSYMSPERLQGTHYSVQSDIWSLGLSLVEMAIGMYPIPPPDEKTLTTIFSTPPGQLPDTAATNHASTPTTQSPGHNTGSPRPMAIFELLDYIVNEPPPKLPSGIFSDAFTDFVDRCLKKNPAERADLKTLMNHEWIKKAESENVDIAGWVCRTMDLQPTTPTRLANVQS; encoded by the exons CGGAGTTATGGGAAAGATGAGTATAGATGCTATTCAGGAAAGGTTGGAAGAATTAGAAATGGATGaggaacaaagaaaaagaCTGGAAAGCTTTCTAGGACAAAAAGAGAAAGTTGGAGAGTTGTGCGATGAAGATTTTGAGAAATTAGGTGAACTTGGTGCTGGTAATGGTGGTGTTGTTATGAAAGTTAGGCATAAAAAGTATGGACTTATAATGGCAAGAAAG TTAATACATTTAGAAGTTAAACCTGCTATAAAGAAGCAGATAATTAGAGAACTGAAAGTTCTTCATGAATGTAATTTTGCACATATAGTTGGATTCTATGGTGCTTTTTATAg TGATGGAGAAATTAGTATATGTATGGAATACATGGATGGTGGATCGTTAGATTTAATACTGAAAAAAGCTGGCAGAATTCCAGAACCTATATTAAGCACAATTACTTCTGCT GTCTTGAAAGGTCTGAGTTATTTACGAGACAAGCACGCAATTATGCACCGAGATGTAAAACCTAGCAATATTCTGGTAAATAGTGctggagaaataaaaatttgcgaTTTCGGTGTTTCTGGACAATTAATTGATTCCATGGCTAATTCGTTTGTTGGAACAAGGAGTTATATGTCT CCGGAGAGGCTCCAGGGTACACATTACTCAGTCCAAAGTGATATCTGGTCCTTAGGATTATCACTTGTAGAAATGGCCATTGGAATGTATCCAATTCCACCACCAGACGAGAAAACTTTAACTACAATATTTAGCACGCCCCCAGGTCAACTACCAGATACCGCTGCTACGAATCACGCTTCTACTCCAACTACACAATCACCTGGCCACA ATACCGGTAGTCCGAGACCGATGGCTATATTCGAATTGTTGGATTACATTGTAAACGAACCACCTCCAAAATTGCCCTCTGGAATCTTCAGCGATGCTTTTACAGATTTCGTTGATCGTTGTTTGAAGAAGAATCCTGCTGAAAGGGCAGACCTAAAAACACTAATG AATCATGAATGGATAAAGAAAGCTGAATCCGAAAACGTGGACATCGCTGGATGGGTATGTCGCACAATGGATTTGCAACCCACTACTCCAACCCGTTTAGCTAACGTACAATCCTGA